The following coding sequences lie in one Streptomyces xiamenensis genomic window:
- a CDS encoding FHA domain-containing protein has translation MPTCPNGHQSSAEDWCEVCGYRMLAPAAAMPPPPGAFGQHPAPPGPPVPPGPPGYPAGPPMQHHPGRPPEVCPQCRTPREAQAPFCEGCRYNFLTNSPTTYIPPARADGPPIPGAPPHQQPYGHQPPPPAPPAPMPGGGAPGQTGDWVLPPPMPHQQQGQGQGGYGYPNTAASWMVTVGPDPDYFQAMMRRSGPEAAQLSLPPYAPPRQVPLNGPQVTIGRRRQSTGESPDIDLSQPSEDPGVSHQHAVLVQQPDGSWAVVDQDSTNGTTVNGSEDPVQPFVPVPLREGDRVHVGAWTTITLYRG, from the coding sequence GTGCCGACTTGCCCGAACGGTCACCAGTCGTCGGCCGAGGACTGGTGCGAGGTGTGCGGCTACCGCATGCTGGCGCCCGCCGCCGCGATGCCCCCGCCCCCCGGCGCCTTCGGTCAGCACCCGGCTCCGCCGGGTCCCCCCGTTCCTCCCGGCCCGCCCGGTTACCCGGCCGGCCCGCCGATGCAGCACCACCCCGGCCGGCCGCCCGAGGTGTGCCCGCAGTGCCGTACGCCCCGCGAGGCGCAGGCGCCGTTCTGCGAGGGCTGCCGGTACAACTTCCTGACCAACTCTCCCACCACCTACATACCTCCGGCGCGCGCGGACGGCCCGCCGATACCCGGGGCGCCGCCCCACCAGCAGCCGTACGGTCACCAGCCGCCGCCCCCCGCCCCGCCGGCCCCGATGCCGGGCGGCGGAGCCCCGGGCCAGACCGGTGACTGGGTGCTCCCGCCGCCGATGCCGCACCAGCAGCAGGGGCAGGGGCAAGGCGGTTACGGCTATCCGAACACCGCCGCCTCCTGGATGGTGACGGTGGGCCCCGACCCCGACTACTTCCAGGCGATGATGCGCCGTTCGGGCCCCGAGGCCGCCCAGCTGAGCCTCCCCCCGTACGCCCCGCCCCGGCAGGTGCCGCTGAACGGCCCGCAGGTGACCATCGGCCGCCGCCGCCAGTCCACCGGGGAGAGCCCGGACATCGACCTGTCACAGCCTTCCGAGGACCCCGGCGTCTCGCATCAGCACGCCGTCCTCGTCCAGCAGCCGGACGGCAGTTGGGCCGTGGTGGATCAGGACTCCACCAACGGCACGACCGTCAACGGTTCGGAAGACCCGGTCCAGCCCTTCGTCCCGGTACCGCTGCGTGAGGGCGACCGGGTGCATGTCGGGGCGTGGACGACCATCACTCTCTACCGGGGATAG
- a CDS encoding ABC transporter ATP-binding protein, with protein MDQGGGPAISVAGLRKKYGDTQAVDGVTFEVPRGEFYGILGPNGAGKTTTLEMIEGLRRPDEGTAELLGTPSWPRNRGLLRRIGVQLQASAFFEKLSAREQIHSFAALYGVSTDRADAMLESVGLAEKADVRDSELSGGQAQRLSIACALVHDPELVFLDEPTTGLDPQARRNLWDLLRQINSEGRTVVLTTHYLDEAEVLCDRVSIMDAGRILRTGPPAELISELGVDTLEDVFLQLTGREFRE; from the coding sequence ATGGACCAGGGGGGCGGACCCGCCATATCCGTGGCGGGTCTGCGCAAGAAATACGGGGACACACAGGCCGTCGACGGCGTCACCTTTGAGGTTCCGCGGGGGGAGTTCTACGGAATCCTCGGGCCGAACGGCGCCGGCAAGACCACCACGCTGGAAATGATCGAGGGGCTGCGCCGCCCCGACGAGGGGACCGCCGAACTGCTCGGCACCCCGTCCTGGCCGCGCAACCGGGGCCTGTTGCGCCGCATCGGTGTGCAGCTCCAGGCGTCCGCGTTCTTCGAGAAGCTTTCGGCACGCGAGCAGATCCACAGTTTCGCCGCGCTGTACGGGGTGTCCACCGACCGCGCCGACGCCATGCTGGAGTCGGTGGGCCTGGCCGAGAAGGCCGATGTCCGCGACAGCGAGCTGTCCGGCGGACAGGCGCAGCGGCTGTCGATCGCCTGCGCGCTGGTGCACGATCCGGAACTGGTGTTCCTGGACGAGCCCACCACCGGCCTGGACCCGCAGGCCCGCCGCAATCTTTGGGACCTGCTGCGGCAGATCAACTCCGAGGGCCGCACCGTCGTCCTCACCACGCACTATCTGGACGAGGCGGAGGTGCTGTGCGACCGGGTCTCGATCATGGACGCGGGCCGCATCCTGCGCACCGGGCCGCCCGCCGAGCTGATCAGTGAGCTGGGCGTCGACACCCTGGAGGATGTCTTCCTCCAGCTGACCGGACGGGAGTTCCGCGAATGA
- a CDS encoding ABC transporter permease, with protein sequence MSRSSGLLPLSKNMALGLLRDRTAVFFMMIFPLMFLVLFGALFQDNSISRSPIAQVGEVEVLDGLPEDARAELDKVVEFRRAADLDSALEDVRTGEVAGAIWQSGDTVELRYSEADGVRAGTVRSVLQSLVEAANQAATGQPPAYRLATDTVEDDSVKPIQYLAPGLLGWAIAMGGAFLSALTLVGWRKSRLLRRLWLAPIHPATIIGARVGVTLALALVQTALFLGIACIPFYGLQLSGSWWLSIPLVLSGSLAFMSIGLVIGAVAKTEEAANGILQVVIMPMAFLAGSFFPTDVMPGWLSGIAQLLPLRHLNDALSDVLSRGGGWETALPVIGGLLLFTAVLTAIAAKLFRWDT encoded by the coding sequence ATGAGCCGCTCCTCCGGCCTGCTGCCGCTGTCCAAGAACATGGCGCTGGGTCTGCTGCGCGACCGCACCGCCGTGTTCTTCATGATGATCTTCCCGCTGATGTTCCTGGTGCTGTTCGGCGCGCTCTTCCAGGACAACAGCATCTCGCGCTCGCCGATCGCGCAGGTCGGCGAGGTCGAAGTGCTGGACGGGCTGCCCGAGGACGCCCGCGCCGAGCTGGACAAGGTGGTGGAGTTCCGGCGCGCCGCCGATCTCGACAGCGCGCTGGAGGACGTGCGCACGGGCGAGGTGGCCGGCGCCATCTGGCAGTCGGGCGACACCGTCGAGCTGCGCTACTCGGAGGCCGACGGCGTCCGGGCCGGCACCGTCCGCAGCGTGCTCCAGTCGCTGGTGGAGGCCGCGAACCAGGCCGCGACGGGCCAGCCGCCGGCCTACCGGCTCGCCACCGACACCGTCGAGGACGACTCGGTCAAGCCCATCCAGTACCTGGCACCCGGCCTGCTGGGCTGGGCCATCGCGATGGGCGGTGCCTTCCTGTCGGCCCTCACCCTGGTGGGGTGGCGCAAGTCCCGGCTGCTGCGGCGACTGTGGCTGGCACCCATCCACCCGGCGACGATCATCGGCGCCCGGGTCGGGGTGACGCTGGCGCTGGCGCTGGTGCAGACGGCACTGTTCCTGGGCATCGCCTGCATCCCGTTCTACGGGCTGCAATTGAGCGGGAGCTGGTGGCTGTCGATCCCGCTGGTGCTGAGCGGCTCGCTGGCGTTCATGTCGATCGGCCTGGTGATCGGGGCGGTGGCCAAGACCGAGGAGGCGGCCAATGGCATTCTCCAGGTGGTGATCATGCCGATGGCGTTCCTGGCCGGGTCCTTCTTCCCCACCGATGTCATGCCCGGCTGGCTGAGCGGGATCGCCCAGCTGCTGCCGCTGCGCCATCTCAACGACGCGCTGTCGGATGTCCTGAGCCGCGGTGGCGGCTGGGAGACGGCGCTTCCGGTGATCGGCGGGCTGCTGCTGTTCACCGCGGTGCTCACCGCGATCGCGGCGAAGCTGTTCCGCTGGGACACCTGA
- a CDS encoding globin, giving the protein MTEIRRGTLHTETFYERVGGEPTFRKLVKRFYQGVADDPLLRPMYPEEDLGPAEERFTLFLMQYWGGPRTYSDNRGHPRLRMRHAPFTVDRAAHDAWLRHMRDAIDTLGLAQEDEAELWRYMQYAAGSMINTPG; this is encoded by the coding sequence GTGACTGAGATCCGACGCGGCACCCTGCACACCGAGACCTTCTACGAGCGGGTCGGTGGCGAGCCCACCTTCCGCAAGCTCGTGAAGCGCTTCTACCAGGGCGTGGCCGACGACCCGCTGCTGCGGCCCATGTACCCCGAGGAGGACCTGGGCCCGGCCGAGGAGCGCTTCACGCTCTTCCTCATGCAGTACTGGGGCGGCCCGCGCACCTACAGCGACAACCGGGGCCACCCCCGGCTGCGGATGCGGCACGCCCCCTTCACCGTCGACCGCGCGGCGCACGATGCCTGGCTGCGGCACATGCGGGACGCCATCGACACGCTCGGCCTCGCCCAGGAGGACGAGGCCGAGCTGTGGCGCTACATGCAGTACGCGGCCGGTTCGATGATCAACACCCCCGGCTGA